Proteins encoded together in one Stigmatella aurantiaca window:
- the cysW gene encoding sulfate ABC transporter permease subunit CysW has protein sequence MQSTSLLLLRQKEHARTGSPLVRWALIGTALLFLGVFLVVPLVAVFHHAFQKGAGPYLAALQEPEAWSAIRLTVLAALIAVPLNLVFGVASAWLIARFRFPGRDLLITLIDLPFSVSPVIAGLIFVLLFGRQGWLGPWLAEHGISIIFAVPGIVLATLFVTFPFVAREVLPVMQAQGSDEEEAALTLGASGWRTFFTITLPKVKWGVLYGVILCNARAMGEFGAVSVVSGHVRGVTTTLPLHAEILYNEYDFVGAFAVASLLTLLGLVTLAVKKYIEWRAHTP, from the coding sequence ATGCAGTCCACCTCCCTGCTCCTGCTCCGCCAGAAGGAGCACGCCCGGACCGGCTCGCCGCTGGTGCGCTGGGCGCTCATCGGCACCGCCCTGCTCTTCCTGGGCGTGTTCCTCGTCGTTCCGCTGGTGGCCGTCTTCCACCACGCCTTCCAGAAGGGCGCGGGCCCCTACCTCGCGGCCCTCCAGGAACCCGAGGCGTGGTCCGCCATCCGGCTGACAGTGCTCGCGGCGCTGATCGCCGTGCCGCTCAACCTCGTCTTTGGCGTGGCCTCCGCGTGGCTCATCGCCCGCTTCCGGTTCCCGGGGAGGGACTTGCTCATCACGTTGATTGACCTGCCCTTCAGCGTCTCCCCGGTCATCGCGGGCCTCATCTTCGTGCTGCTGTTTGGCCGGCAGGGCTGGCTGGGGCCGTGGCTGGCGGAGCACGGCATCTCCATCATCTTCGCGGTGCCCGGCATCGTGCTGGCCACGCTCTTCGTGACGTTTCCCTTCGTGGCGCGCGAGGTGCTGCCGGTGATGCAGGCCCAGGGCAGCGACGAGGAGGAGGCCGCGCTCACGCTGGGCGCGAGCGGCTGGAGGACCTTCTTCACCATCACCCTGCCCAAGGTGAAGTGGGGGGTGCTGTATGGCGTCATCCTCTGCAACGCCCGGGCGATGGGCGAGTTCGGCGCCGTCTCGGTCGTCTCCGGACACGTGCGGGGGGTGACCACCACGCTGCCGCTCCACGCGGAGATTCTCTACAACGAGTACGACTTCGTCGGTGCCTTCGCGGTCGCCTCGCTGCTGACGTTGCTCGGCCTGGTCACGCTGGCCGTCAAGAAGTACATCGAATGGAGGGCGCACACCCCATGA
- the cysT gene encoding sulfate ABC transporter permease subunit CysT — protein MARRARRILPGFGLTLGLTWFYLGLLVIVPLSSLFLKTFTLSWDQFWTTVGSARALAAYRLTFGASLVAAVTNAVFGLLVAWVLVRYRFPGKSLVDALVDLPFALPTAVAGLTLTALYSSNGWYGRYLEAAGIQVAFTSVGVAVALTFIGLPFVVRTVQPVLEDIDVDVEEAAATLGATPWETFTRVIFPAILPALLSGFTLALARALGEYGSVVFISGNMPMRTEIAPLLIITQLEQYDYAGATAIAVVMLTASFALLLAVNLLQRWSRRRLEARPS, from the coding sequence ATGGCCCGGCGCGCCCGACGCATCCTGCCCGGTTTCGGGCTGACCCTGGGGCTGACCTGGTTCTACCTGGGGCTGCTCGTCATCGTCCCCCTGTCGAGCCTCTTCCTCAAGACGTTCACCCTGAGCTGGGACCAGTTCTGGACCACGGTGGGCTCGGCGCGCGCCCTGGCCGCCTACCGGCTCACCTTCGGCGCCTCGCTGGTGGCGGCGGTGACCAACGCCGTCTTCGGCCTGCTGGTGGCCTGGGTGCTGGTGCGCTACCGCTTCCCGGGCAAGTCGCTGGTGGACGCGCTGGTGGACCTGCCCTTCGCCCTGCCCACGGCCGTGGCGGGGCTGACGCTGACCGCGCTCTACTCCAGCAACGGCTGGTACGGACGGTACCTGGAGGCCGCAGGCATCCAGGTGGCCTTCACCTCCGTGGGGGTCGCCGTGGCGCTCACCTTCATCGGCCTGCCCTTCGTGGTACGCACCGTGCAGCCTGTCCTGGAGGACATCGACGTGGACGTGGAGGAGGCCGCCGCCACGCTGGGGGCCACGCCCTGGGAGACCTTCACCCGCGTCATCTTCCCGGCCATCCTGCCCGCCCTGCTCAGCGGCTTCACCCTGGCGCTCGCGCGGGCGCTGGGCGAGTACGGCTCCGTCGTCTTCATCTCCGGCAACATGCCCATGCGCACGGAGATCGCCCCGCTGCTCATCATCACCCAGCTGGAGCAGTACGACTACGCGGGCGCCACGGCCATCGCCGTGGTGATGCTCACCGCGTCCTTCGCCCTGCTGCTCGCCGTCAACCTGCTCCAGCGCTGGAGCCGCCGCCGGCTCGAGGCCCGGCCCAGCTAG
- a CDS encoding sulfate ABC transporter substrate-binding protein → MSTGVRAPRSLFLPLLAALLLLPLLPGCSRSGGESEAVTLLNVSYDPTREFYEEFNAAFAKQWEAKSGKKLSVKQSHGGSGKQARAVIDGLEADVVTLALAYDVDMLHDKADLIPANWQTRLEHNSAPYTSTIVFVVRKGNPKGLRDWEDLIQPGVSVITPNPKTSGGARWNYLAAWGHALRQAGGDEAKAQDFVTRLFRNVPVLDSGARGATTTFAERGMGDVLLAWENEALLLTEEVGKDRFEIIVPSESILAEPPVSVVDKNADKRGTRAVAEAYLQHLYSDEGQELAAKHHYRPRSQAIAAKHASHFPAVKLFTIDEAFGGWRKAQQAHFDDGGIFDRIYAPQAQ, encoded by the coding sequence ATGTCCACCGGTGTCCGCGCCCCGCGCTCGCTCTTCCTGCCTTTGCTGGCGGCCCTGCTGCTGCTGCCCCTGCTGCCGGGCTGTTCCCGGTCCGGAGGGGAGTCCGAGGCCGTCACGCTGCTCAACGTCTCGTACGATCCGACGCGCGAGTTCTACGAGGAGTTCAACGCGGCCTTCGCGAAGCAGTGGGAGGCCAAGAGCGGCAAGAAGCTCTCCGTCAAGCAGTCCCATGGCGGCTCCGGCAAACAGGCGCGGGCCGTCATCGACGGGCTGGAGGCGGACGTCGTCACGCTGGCGCTCGCCTACGACGTGGACATGCTCCACGACAAGGCGGACCTCATCCCCGCGAACTGGCAGACGCGGCTGGAGCACAACAGCGCGCCGTACACCTCCACCATCGTCTTCGTGGTGCGCAAAGGTAACCCCAAGGGGCTCCGGGACTGGGAAGACCTGATTCAGCCGGGCGTCTCGGTCATCACCCCCAATCCGAAGACGTCGGGCGGGGCGCGGTGGAACTACCTGGCGGCCTGGGGCCATGCGCTGCGCCAGGCAGGCGGCGACGAGGCCAAGGCCCAGGATTTCGTCACCCGCCTGTTCCGCAACGTCCCCGTGCTGGACTCCGGCGCCCGCGGCGCCACCACCACCTTCGCCGAGCGGGGCATGGGCGATGTGCTGCTCGCCTGGGAGAACGAGGCGCTGCTGCTCACCGAGGAGGTGGGCAAGGATCGCTTCGAGATCATCGTCCCGTCCGAGAGCATCCTCGCCGAGCCCCCCGTCTCCGTGGTGGACAAGAACGCCGACAAGCGCGGCACGCGGGCCGTGGCGGAGGCCTACCTCCAGCACCTCTACAGCGACGAGGGGCAGGAGCTCGCCGCCAAGCACCACTACCGTCCCCGCTCCCAGGCCATCGCCGCCAAGCACGCCAGCCACTTCCCGGCCGTGAAGCTCTTCACCATCGATGAGGCGTTCGGCGGCTGGCGCAAGGCGCAGCAGGCGCACTTCGACGATGGCGGCATCTTCGACCGCATCTACGCCCCCCAGGCCCAGTAA
- the cysI gene encoding assimilatory sulfite reductase (NADPH) hemoprotein subunit — MSKTPPKPLSEVEHIKARSQLLRGTMAESLVDPVTGAIAPADTSLIKFHGSYQQDDRDIREERRLQKLEPDYSFMIRTRLPGGVCTPAQWLALDAISQKHANGTLRLTTRQAFQFHGIIKGDLKPVMGEIHAALLDTLAACGDVNRNVMCNPNPADSRVHETVFQWTTRLSEHLLPKTRAYYEIWLNGEKVEGGEEEPIYGPTYLPRKFKAAVVVPPLNDVDVFSQDLGFIAILENGALAGFNVAVGGGMGATHGDAATYPRLADVIGFITPEQLLAVAENVVKVQRDYGDRTNRKHARLKYTIQDRGIAWFTAELESRLGFSLQPARPFAFDHNGDRFGWLEGHDGRWHLTLRLESGRVADTADARLMTGLREIAKIHQGDFRLTPNQNLIIAGVPAAARKDIDALAAAHGLEGYRRASPLRLNALACVALPTCGLAMAEAERYLPRVVGLLEERLTAHGLQDEKILLRITGCPNGCARPYLAEIALVGKAPGRYNLHLGGDTRGQRLNNLYRENIDEAGVLEALEPLFAAYSRDRQPGEGFGDFTLRAGHVAPFSAASSPPR; from the coding sequence ATGAGCAAAACCCCTCCCAAGCCCCTCTCCGAGGTGGAACACATCAAGGCGCGCAGCCAGTTGCTGCGCGGGACCATGGCCGAGAGCCTGGTGGATCCCGTCACGGGCGCCATCGCCCCGGCGGACACCAGCCTCATCAAGTTCCACGGCAGCTACCAGCAGGACGACCGGGACATCCGCGAGGAGCGGCGGCTCCAGAAGCTGGAGCCGGACTACAGCTTCATGATTCGCACGCGCCTTCCCGGAGGCGTCTGCACCCCGGCGCAGTGGCTGGCGCTGGATGCCATCTCCCAGAAGCACGCCAACGGCACGCTGCGGCTCACCACGCGCCAGGCGTTCCAGTTCCACGGCATCATCAAAGGAGACCTCAAGCCGGTGATGGGGGAGATCCACGCGGCGCTGCTCGACACGCTGGCGGCGTGCGGAGACGTCAACCGCAACGTGATGTGCAACCCCAACCCGGCCGACTCGCGGGTCCACGAGACGGTGTTCCAGTGGACCACGCGCCTGTCCGAGCACCTGCTGCCGAAGACGCGGGCCTACTACGAGATCTGGCTGAACGGCGAGAAGGTGGAGGGCGGCGAAGAGGAGCCCATCTACGGCCCCACGTACCTGCCCCGGAAGTTCAAGGCCGCCGTCGTGGTGCCGCCCCTCAACGACGTGGACGTCTTCTCCCAGGACCTGGGCTTCATCGCCATCCTGGAGAACGGCGCGCTCGCGGGCTTCAACGTCGCCGTGGGCGGCGGCATGGGGGCCACGCACGGCGATGCGGCCACCTACCCGCGCCTCGCGGACGTCATCGGCTTCATCACGCCCGAGCAGCTCCTGGCCGTGGCCGAGAACGTGGTGAAGGTCCAGCGCGACTACGGCGACCGGACCAACCGCAAGCACGCGCGCCTGAAGTACACCATCCAGGACCGGGGCATCGCCTGGTTCACCGCGGAGCTGGAATCCCGGCTGGGCTTCTCGCTCCAGCCCGCCCGGCCCTTCGCGTTCGACCACAACGGGGACCGCTTCGGCTGGCTGGAAGGCCACGACGGGCGGTGGCACCTGACGCTGCGCCTGGAGAGCGGCCGCGTGGCGGACACCGCGGACGCCAGGTTGATGACGGGCCTGCGGGAGATCGCCAAGATTCACCAGGGCGACTTCCGGCTGACGCCGAACCAGAACCTCATCATCGCCGGGGTGCCCGCAGCGGCCCGCAAGGACATCGACGCCCTGGCGGCCGCCCACGGGCTGGAGGGCTACCGCCGCGCGAGCCCGCTGCGCCTCAACGCGCTGGCGTGCGTGGCCCTGCCCACGTGTGGCCTCGCCATGGCCGAGGCCGAGCGCTACCTGCCGCGCGTGGTGGGCCTCTTGGAGGAGCGCCTGACGGCCCACGGCCTCCAGGACGAGAAGATCCTCCTGCGCATCACCGGCTGCCCAAACGGCTGCGCCCGGCCGTACCTGGCCGAGATCGCCCTCGTGGGCAAGGCGCCCGGCCGCTACAACCTCCACCTCGGAGGCGACACCCGCGGGCAGCGCCTGAACAACCTCTACCGCGAGAACATCGACGAGGCGGGGGTGCTCGAAGCCCTGGAGCCCCTGTTCGCCGCCTATTCGCGCGACCGCCAGCCCGGCGAGGGCTTCGGCGACTTCACCCTCCGCGCCGGCCACGTCGCTCCCTTTTCCGCCGCTTCCTCCCCCCCCAGGTAA
- a CDS encoding assimilatory sulfite reductase (NADPH) flavoprotein subunit, whose amino-acid sequence MSTSSNSGVTRLAPPLSSGASPFVNTLLGEERSALLHRAIDGLDAQTLQWLSGYIAGLAARSPLPASTAVPTPAPQAVPDTVLTIVYGTQTGNSRLLAERLQRQAEASGLKTRILRAGAYPVRELQKERLLYLVISTQGDGDPPDDARGFVDFLTGKRAPRLEQLRFAVLGLGDTSYPKYCEVSRALDARLVELGAQRWVDRADCDVDFEPVAAGWLDQAVAKAKEALVPEETASVVMLPRSTPVAPAFGRDAPYTAEVLANQRITGRGALKDVRHLELSLGDSGLSYEPGDSLGIWPHNPPALVEAFLSELRLDGGAPLARDGRTLPLKQWLETELELTRLSRPFLEKHAALSGSADLQATLAPGGGEKFRALLASHQIIDVLRAWPAAWSAQELVRALRRLTPRMYSIASSQKRVGAEAHLTVAVVDYVAFGTPHQGAASSYLATRGTSEGTARVFVEHNERFRLPKDTDRDILMIGPGTGVAPFRAFTQERAETGGKGRNWLFFGEQHFRSQFLYQTEWQEALKKGELSRLSLAFSRDQAEKIYVQQRLREAGKDVYAWLEGGAHLYVCGEAQRMAPDVHAALLDIITTHGGRSREDAEAWLQTLREEQRYQRDIY is encoded by the coding sequence ATGAGCACCTCCTCGAACAGCGGGGTGACCCGCCTGGCCCCCCCCCTTTCCTCTGGAGCCTCGCCTTTCGTGAACACGCTGCTGGGAGAGGAGCGGAGCGCGCTGTTGCACCGGGCCATTGACGGGCTCGATGCGCAGACGCTCCAGTGGCTGAGCGGCTACATCGCGGGCCTCGCCGCCCGCTCGCCGCTCCCCGCCTCCACCGCCGTCCCCACGCCCGCGCCCCAGGCCGTGCCGGACACGGTGCTCACCATCGTCTACGGCACGCAGACGGGAAACAGCCGCCTGCTGGCCGAGCGCCTCCAGCGCCAGGCGGAGGCCTCGGGGCTCAAGACGCGCATCCTGCGCGCCGGGGCGTACCCGGTCCGGGAGCTCCAGAAGGAGCGCCTGCTCTACCTCGTCATCAGCACCCAGGGCGACGGGGATCCGCCGGACGATGCCCGTGGCTTCGTGGACTTCCTCACGGGCAAGCGCGCCCCCCGGCTGGAGCAGCTCCGCTTCGCGGTGCTGGGGCTGGGCGACACCAGCTATCCCAAATACTGCGAGGTGAGCCGCGCGCTCGACGCGCGCCTGGTGGAGCTCGGCGCCCAGCGCTGGGTGGACCGGGCCGACTGCGACGTGGACTTCGAGCCCGTCGCGGCGGGCTGGCTCGATCAGGCCGTGGCCAAGGCGAAGGAGGCGCTCGTCCCCGAGGAAACCGCCTCCGTCGTCATGCTGCCCCGGAGCACGCCAGTGGCCCCGGCCTTTGGCCGGGACGCGCCCTACACCGCCGAGGTGCTCGCCAACCAGCGCATCACCGGCCGGGGCGCCCTGAAGGACGTGCGCCACCTCGAGCTGTCCCTGGGCGACTCGGGCCTGAGCTACGAGCCGGGCGACTCGCTTGGCATCTGGCCGCACAACCCGCCCGCGCTGGTGGAGGCTTTCCTGTCCGAGCTGCGGCTCGACGGCGGGGCCCCGTTGGCCCGGGACGGACGCACCCTGCCCCTGAAGCAGTGGCTGGAGACGGAGCTGGAGCTGACGCGCCTGAGCCGTCCGTTCCTGGAGAAGCACGCGGCGCTCTCGGGGAGCGCGGACCTGCAGGCCACCCTCGCCCCCGGCGGCGGGGAGAAGTTCCGGGCGCTGCTGGCCAGCCACCAGATCATCGACGTGCTGCGGGCCTGGCCCGCGGCCTGGAGCGCCCAGGAGCTGGTCCGCGCGCTGCGCAGGCTGACGCCGCGGATGTACTCGATTGCCTCCAGCCAGAAGCGGGTGGGCGCGGAGGCCCACCTGACGGTGGCCGTGGTGGACTACGTCGCCTTCGGCACGCCGCACCAGGGCGCCGCCTCGTCCTACCTGGCCACGCGCGGCACCAGCGAGGGCACGGCGCGGGTCTTCGTCGAGCACAACGAGCGGTTCCGGCTCCCGAAGGACACGGACCGGGACATCCTCATGATTGGCCCGGGCACGGGCGTGGCCCCGTTCCGGGCCTTCACCCAGGAGCGCGCGGAGACGGGCGGCAAGGGCCGCAACTGGCTCTTCTTCGGCGAGCAGCACTTCCGCAGCCAGTTCCTCTACCAGACGGAGTGGCAGGAGGCGTTGAAGAAGGGCGAGCTGAGCCGCCTCTCCCTGGCCTTCTCGCGGGACCAGGCGGAGAAGATCTACGTCCAGCAGCGCCTGCGCGAGGCGGGCAAGGACGTCTACGCCTGGCTGGAGGGAGGCGCCCACCTGTACGTGTGCGGCGAGGCCCAACGCATGGCGCCGGATGTCCATGCCGCCCTGCTCGACATCATCACCACCCACGGGGGCCGCAGCCGCGAGGACGCGGAGGCCTGGCTCCAGACGCTGCGGGAAGAGCAGCGCTACCAGCGCGACATCTACTGA
- a CDS encoding sulfate adenylyltransferase subunit 1 codes for MNTSPQPITDVSVFLATHADKELLRLVVVGSVDDGKSTLIGRLLYECDGLFEDQISAVRKATAKRAAALEGTAGPLAKGLQNAAHGELPGEELDFSLFTDGLKAEREQGITIDVAYRYFSTPRRKVIVADTPGHIQYTRNMATGASTADAAVILADARLGVLPQTRRHAYIASLLGIPYLAVAVNKMDMVDFDRAVFERIGRELADFARPLGFTQIRLFPVSARQGDNITQLSARTPWHEGGTLLAWLESLPHQRHLDAAPLRFPVQYVLRPHQDYRGFAGQIASGSVRVGDEVMVLPSQRRTRVTAIDTFEGSHEQQRAPHSVTLRLADEVDISRGDVITHVEQPPAVLNQLEAMLVWFGEQPLDRSRRYLVKHTTRTVPTSIEQVLWRMDLENLSEVPAESLSLNDIGKVHLVCKRPLLCDSYRDNRRTGSFIVIDALTHDTVAAGMILGPAGARTGRAQAGSLVTAGERHARLGQTGGVFLLPETPDAEEQAFQLERRLFDLGRHVTVVRGDTEVALALAETGLFVLFHSTAPQAHRALRDHGFALTPSASLEGWVDQVLKAQERHQP; via the coding sequence ATGAATACCTCCCCCCAGCCCATCACCGACGTGTCGGTGTTCCTGGCCACCCACGCGGACAAGGAGCTGCTGCGCCTGGTCGTCGTGGGCTCCGTCGACGACGGCAAGTCCACCCTCATCGGCCGGCTCCTCTACGAGTGCGACGGCCTCTTCGAGGATCAGATCTCCGCCGTCCGGAAGGCCACCGCCAAGCGCGCCGCGGCCCTGGAAGGAACGGCGGGCCCACTGGCCAAGGGGCTCCAGAACGCGGCCCACGGCGAGCTTCCCGGCGAGGAGCTCGACTTCTCGCTCTTCACCGACGGCCTGAAGGCCGAGCGCGAGCAGGGCATCACCATCGACGTGGCGTACCGGTACTTCTCCACGCCGCGCCGCAAGGTCATCGTCGCGGACACCCCGGGCCACATCCAGTACACGCGCAACATGGCCACCGGCGCCTCCACGGCGGACGCGGCCGTCATCCTCGCGGACGCGCGGCTGGGCGTGCTGCCGCAGACGCGGCGCCACGCGTACATCGCCTCGCTGCTGGGCATTCCGTACCTGGCGGTGGCGGTGAACAAGATGGACATGGTGGACTTCGACCGGGCCGTGTTCGAGCGCATCGGCCGCGAGCTGGCCGACTTCGCCCGGCCGCTCGGCTTCACGCAGATCCGCCTCTTTCCCGTCAGCGCCCGCCAGGGGGACAACATCACCCAGCTGAGCGCGCGGACGCCCTGGCACGAGGGGGGCACGCTCCTCGCGTGGCTGGAGTCCCTGCCCCACCAGCGCCACCTGGACGCGGCCCCGCTGCGCTTCCCCGTGCAGTACGTGCTGCGCCCCCACCAGGACTACCGGGGCTTCGCCGGGCAGATTGCCTCCGGCTCGGTGCGGGTGGGCGACGAGGTGATGGTGCTGCCCTCGCAGCGGCGCACCCGGGTAACGGCCATCGACACCTTCGAGGGCTCTCACGAGCAGCAGCGCGCCCCCCACTCCGTCACCCTGCGGCTCGCCGACGAGGTGGACATCAGCCGGGGCGACGTCATCACCCACGTGGAGCAGCCGCCCGCGGTGCTGAACCAGCTGGAGGCCATGCTGGTGTGGTTTGGCGAGCAGCCGCTGGACCGCAGCCGCCGCTACCTGGTGAAGCACACCACGCGCACGGTACCCACCTCCATCGAGCAGGTGCTCTGGCGCATGGACCTGGAGAACCTCTCCGAGGTCCCCGCCGAGTCGCTGTCCCTCAACGACATCGGCAAGGTGCACCTGGTGTGCAAGCGGCCGCTGCTCTGCGACTCGTACCGGGACAACCGCCGCACCGGCTCCTTCATCGTCATCGATGCGCTCACGCACGACACCGTCGCCGCCGGCATGATTCTGGGCCCGGCGGGGGCCCGCACGGGCCGGGCCCAGGCGGGCTCGCTCGTCACGGCCGGGGAGCGGCACGCGCGCCTGGGCCAGACGGGCGGCGTCTTCCTGCTGCCCGAGACGCCGGACGCCGAGGAGCAGGCCTTCCAGTTGGAGCGCCGCCTGTTCGATCTCGGCCGGCACGTCACGGTCGTCCGGGGTGACACCGAGGTGGCCCTGGCCCTGGCCGAGACGGGCCTCTTCGTCCTCTTCCACTCCACCGCGCCCCAGGCGCACCGCGCCCTGCGGGACCATGGCTTCGCCCTGACGCCTTCCGCCAGCCTGGAGGGCTGGGTGGATCAGGTGCTGAAGGCCCAGGAGCGTCACCAGCCATGA
- the cysD gene encoding sulfate adenylyltransferase subunit CysD has protein sequence MSESSRLSHLTVLEAESIHILRETVAEFANPVMLYSIGKDSQVLLHLARKAFHPAPLPFPLLHVDTTWKFRDMYTFRDQFTAQHGFRLLVHQNRQALAAGINPFDHGSQKYTHAMKTQALLEALAQHGFDAAFGGARRDEEKSRAKERVFSFRDRHGQWDPRRQRPELWNLYNGRIDAGESMRVFPLSNWTELDVWHYILQEKIPVVPLYFAAERPVVERSGNLIMIDDERMRLRPGEKPQMKRVRFRTLGCYPLSGAIESSAATVGDVILEMVNARQSERQGRLIDHDEEGSMELKKREGYF, from the coding sequence ATGAGTGAGTCCTCGCGTCTGTCCCACCTCACGGTCCTGGAGGCCGAGAGCATCCACATCCTCCGGGAGACGGTGGCGGAGTTCGCCAACCCGGTGATGCTCTACAGCATCGGCAAGGACTCGCAGGTGCTCCTGCACCTGGCGCGCAAGGCCTTCCACCCGGCCCCCCTGCCCTTCCCGCTGCTCCACGTGGACACCACGTGGAAGTTCCGGGACATGTACACCTTCCGGGACCAGTTCACCGCGCAGCATGGCTTCCGGCTGCTCGTGCACCAGAACCGCCAGGCGCTCGCCGCGGGCATCAACCCGTTCGACCACGGCAGCCAGAAGTACACCCACGCCATGAAGACGCAGGCGCTGCTGGAGGCGCTCGCGCAGCACGGCTTCGACGCGGCCTTCGGCGGGGCGCGCCGGGACGAGGAGAAGTCCCGCGCCAAGGAGCGCGTCTTCTCCTTCCGCGACCGCCACGGGCAGTGGGATCCGCGCCGTCAGCGGCCCGAGCTGTGGAACCTCTACAACGGCCGCATCGACGCAGGGGAGAGCATGCGCGTCTTCCCGCTGTCCAACTGGACCGAGCTGGACGTGTGGCACTACATCCTCCAGGAGAAGATCCCCGTCGTGCCGCTCTACTTCGCCGCCGAGCGCCCGGTGGTGGAGCGCAGCGGCAACCTCATCATGATCGACGATGAGCGGATGCGGCTGCGGCCCGGAGAGAAGCCCCAGATGAAGCGGGTGCGGTTCCGCACGCTGGGCTGCTATCCGCTCAGCGGCGCCATCGAGTCGTCGGCCGCCACGGTCGGCGACGTCATCCTGGAAATGGTCAATGCCCGCCAGTCCGAGCGGCAGGGCCGGCTCATCGACCACGACGAAGAGGGCTCGATGGAGCTCAAGAAGCGCGAGGGCTACTTCTAA